One Pyrus communis chromosome 13, drPyrComm1.1, whole genome shotgun sequence genomic window carries:
- the LOC137713699 gene encoding germin-like protein subfamily 1 member 17 has protein sequence MKGVHFPVTAAALSVLAFATLLASASDPDPLQDFCVAINNTDFAVFVNGKFCKDPNLASANDFFSDKLRYPGNTLNPVGSIVTAANVDVIPGLNTLGISFARVDFAPNGLNPPHTHPRATEIFIVLEGSLYVGFVTSNINGDGNRLFTKVLNKGDVFVFPIGLIHFQLNVGKTNALALAAFGSQNPGVITIANAVFGSKPPINPDVLTKAFQLDNNVVDYLQKQFWYNNS, from the exons ATGAAAGGAGTTCATTTCCCTGTAACTGCTGCTGCCCTGTCAGTATTAGCATTCGCTACCCTCCTTGCCTCTGCCTCTGATCCCGATCCTCTTCAGGACTTTTGCGTAGCAATTAATAACACCGATTTTGCTG TGTTTGTGAACGGGAAGTTCTGCAAGGACCCAAATCTTGCATCAGCAAACGATTTCTTCTCTGACAAGCTCCGGTACCCCGGAAACACATTGAATCCGGTCGGTTCAATTGTTACGGCGGCGAACGTGGATGTTATACCCGGACTCAACACTCTCGGCATCTCCTTTGCTCGCGTAGACTTCGCACCAAATGGCCTCAATCCGCCTCACACTCACCCTCGTGCCACGGAGATCTTCATAGTCTTAGAAGGCTCACTCTACGTCGGATTTGTCACATCCAATATTAATGGCGACGGCAATCGGCTGTTCACCAAAGTGTTGAACAAGGGAGATGTGTTTGTATTCCCAATCGGTCTCATTCACTTCCAACTCAATGTCGGAAAAACCAATGCTTTGGCCCTCGCCGCTTTCGGCAGCCAGAACCCGGGAGTGATTACCATTGCGAATGCAGTCTTCGGATCCAAACCTCCCATCAACCCTGATGTTTTGACCAAGGCATTCCAGTTGGACAATAATGTGGTTGATTATCTACAGAAACAGTTTTGGTACAATAACAGTTGA